The Pelodiscus sinensis isolate JC-2024 chromosome 24, ASM4963464v1, whole genome shotgun sequence genomic interval TGGCTCTGCACAATCACTTCTTTATCCCTTATAGAACAATCTTTGCAAAGCTGTGCTCTTCAAACCAATGTATACATGGTGCCATATAGGTGCTCCGTGCTGCACTGTCCTTGGACTGCTGAGCCAGTGCCACATGGTGGATGTCAGGCATAACTAGGTTGGAGCTGGCTGACCATGGCTAGAGGGGACCTCATTACCAGTTGTAGTTAGAAGCATTCAGCACTAATTGGctcatttaaaaaacatatttgCAGGTCATCATCGGGCCCTCAGATTTTTAACTGCGTCCCTTTTTAACAGCACTATCCACAGTGCGTGGCTTTGTATTTCTTCTCCCATTACTGTGACCAGCAGTTTTGCAGATCATAGTTGTTGGTTTAAATATAGATTGGACTGCAGTTACACCATAAGTGTCTGTTCAGAACCGTACAAAGGGCAACACGTTTTTAAAATGCTTGTGCAGCTGGTGAGCCGAACATGTGCATCTCCTAGCCCTTGCCCGTGGGACTGTAATTGAACGCATGTGGTTGCATAACAAGTGCGTGATGCAGAAAAACTTGCTGCCTTCAGATTTGCTGTTCTTTTGTGACGAGGAGGAGAGCTAGAAACAACTGAGCGGTATCTCATTGGATGCTGAACACTTGTGGGTGGGTTTTTCAGTCCATTCACGACTATTTATCTTACACACGTTATCTGCTGACATGCAGGCTGCGTGCATTGCCATGTGAATGCTACTCTATTAAGGCTTCTATTCAAATCTGAACTTTGTTAAAGAGAAACTGTCATATTAttaaacaggactgtgtagcacagtaagttttttgttttagctgcaccagactaacacggctacatttctaccactgtcATATTATTAAGTAttctttaaaaaacagatttCTGGATTTGCGATGCCAGCAGTACTTTAGACTCGGTTACCTCAAAAataattatgttttaaaaatctaACTTACCTCTCATTGTTTTTTACTGTGATGAGGCGgggtgtttggtttttgtttttgtttttttggacaCTTCATTTTGTTTGGGTAAGAAAATGACAATTAATTTCACATTTTTCTGGATAGTTTTATTTTCTGATTCTCATGCCTTGTCAGAGAGGCTGTAGTGTTTGAGTTCCCAATGCTGACAGGAAATGTTTAATCTCAATAAAAAACagttttaattgatttttttaataatgtAATTAAAACTCTGTTAATAATCAGGTTTGTAAAACTCTTTCTTTACACTCCCTAAATTGCAGGCCTAAACTACCATAATTGACAGTgtctctcttttgaaaagcagaagccccacagggagaagcccccatgctccctgtgaggcttctaataaaataaaatatgtattatatGGAGATatgcctatctcatagaactggaagggaccttgggaggttatcgagtccagtcccctgccctcacggcaggaccaagcaccatccctgctTTTGAACTGTAACAAGAGCCCGGCAGGACTCTTGCTACAGTTGAAAGGAGGcggcgcccttatagactaattgaatagttgatggaaatcccatcaattactcgattagttaattaatctaaatttaacatccctaactgtaTTACTGGCAGGTCAGTCATCACGACAGCAAATTGCTAAATCTGTATAAGCTCTGTATTAGCCCTCGATGTTCTTTTCTGTTTGTCATTCTATGGAGTGATAAGAAATTCCTAAGTAGACAAATGAAGTATTTTATATGATCGGGCAGCTAAATAGCAGTTTTGTCCATGTAGCAGTGAAACTCCCCTATTTTGCCTTCTGATTTTCTTTAATCCTGAAgagtaaagaggaaaaaaaagacagctGGGAAGATCAACTTAAGAGGAAGATTAAGGCCCTGTCTGTGTTTTCAGAATAGCCATGTCTAAGCATGGTTGTAATCAAACAGTGTGAGAACATGATATAGATGAGAACATGTTGTGAACATGGTAGAAGTCTCCTTGCTTAGCATGTTGTAAAATTGGACTTCCAAACTGCTAGGCTGAGTGACTGGCCTCAGCCTAAAGATGGACCTTCTCTTATTGCTATTGAGATCTAAGCCTTCTATTGAGATTGATGCCTGTCTTTGACTCACTGTGATGACAGATACATTCCTCTAGTGCCTGAAGGAGTCTCTATGCTCCTAtagaacaattaaaaaaaccagctccccatgcagactgcctgcctgctgccccacactgctgtctgatacagacgcagcagtgcggggtggcagcaacccctgtcctcgggtctgagctccctatggacagaggctgctgcgggGAGGCTGCCAAGGAGCAGCCTGTGTGCATGGCAGCCCATGTCAATGAGCTATAgctgtgcagtttaaatgtactaagagccaggcgcacaggcagcctggctcctgccacattaaaactgcagagctgcactgggggtaggtccagggtaggtcccccactgtggctctgtcttttaagtgtagtaagagccaggcagctctcaATACCcttaaaaagcagagccgcagcaggctGGGATAGAGGCGGGAGAGGTGGAGCGAGTAggcaagtagtgactcgactacccaagtagtcacttacatccctacttcgaATACAGCGCTGCAATGGCACAGGTACCTCAGTGCAGCTGTAGTgctttagtgaagatgctactATGCTGATGGAAAAGCTTCTCTAGTTAGCAGAGTTAATCCACCTCTGTGAGAAGCGGTAGCTAGATcagcaggagatgctctcccattgactaaACACAGTCTATACAGGGAGGCGAGGTTAGATTGATATTACTTATATTGTTCTGACattgtggatttttcatacccctgagcaaTGGACTTATATCAATATAAGTTTTTAGTGTAGGCTGGTCCTGATTTTGTTCCTACATGCCtgtgctattcttttgtactcCTTCTTAGCAACTTGTCTCCACTTCTGGCAGTCAGGAAACGTAGTTCCCAGTTCTTAACTCTTATTCTGTTAAAAGATGTGGGAAACGATTGAAAGCCACTACCTGAACTTTGGTAGTAGTCCCATTGTAAGAGAAGGGGAATGAAAGTTGACATGGCAAGTAACGCTACTGAAGGGCACTGCTCAGTATGGGGAAAGACAGAGTCCTGCTTGTTTATAACGGACAGCTTGGCCACAGTTATGTCGTTCAGACCGTTTCCATGAATAACTTTGCAGAGGAATGCAGCTGAAACAGATTGCTTGCATTCAGTGACATGTATGGAAAGCAGCCTTATTGAGGTCTTCATGTAGCTGAGTCTGTTTACTTATAAAATGCGTCATGTTGTGGGTAAAAGGTTCCTCAACTCTATGGTGATGCAATAGGAGTCTATTGCCTGCAGTAATGTCTAGATCAGACTTCCATGTACCTTCCCTAATCTCTGCACCACTGTCCTCTTCTGAATAGCACGTCTGAGCCTGCAGCCTATAGAGAGGAGAGCGTGGAGGAAGCTGCCACAGTCCTACTAATCCATTTTTCTCACAGCTACCAGATAGTTTAATAGCAACGTTTTAAAGGGatttgattttcctccatctATTTCTCAATGTGCCAAGCGCAGCAACATAGAAGACAAACCCCAAAATGAGGCCCAGGGAATAACGTTTTATATCGGGAACGTGAAAATTATGGGGGGCGGGATTTCTCTAGCTGAAGTCTCCCTTTGTTTTCTCACTTGATGTTTCTGACATTAATGATTTATAGAAATAAACAGTTTAGAACACATCAGGGTTGCAGACAAATCTGAATCTGGAAAAGGAGCATCATCTGTAATGAGAGGCAGTTGGGAAGGGTTACTTTTGTCGCTGTTTAATAAATTATGCCTACTGTGCTGAAATCCTCTATTGGTGCCATTCGTTGGGAGGGAGTGTGGATAAATGTTTGGAGCAGAGGGCGGAAAGATGGGACTTCTAGATTCTATTCCCGCTGTCCTGTGTGGACAATTGACTTCACGGTATGTAGACTTAACAAATGAATATTTGTTAAAATCTTTGTTGTGCTCAAATGTAAGGCCGTAGAGGAATTCAAAATGACATTGATTAATCTCCTCAGAATTCTAACGATGGATGGGATCATTGAAGATGCCAGACGGCGCCGGTACTATGAGAAACCATGTCGCAAGAGGCAGCGGGAGACCTATGAGACATGCCGGCGGATTTATAATGCAGAAATGGCCAGGAAGATTGGCTTTCTAATGAGGAAGAATCGACCGGACCCCTGGCTAGGTTCTTAGATCCCAAGAATTACAATAGCTGGGAAAACTGtaacttctttttaaaacaaacaagcaaacataaaacaaaacccACACCACTGTCATAGCTGATCTCTTCGTTGCTAGTGTCAACTGAGAGGCCAATGAGCGAATGGGCCATGGAGACTGAATTCTCTTCTCCACCAGGGCAGGATTGAAGACCATCATACCATCAAATCTCTCAGCTTCTGAACAATTACTATGTTGTGCCTATCTGTTAATAAAAGTATGCATTTTAGCATGTTGTCCTGCTGTTCTTGGGTGACAGACATAAGCAAACTATATTAATTCAGGTTTTAATATATTTCCTTTTATGAATGATTCCTTTAAATAGTGCTTGCTGCTCATTATAATTAGAcctctgcaaatccacagatatttgTGGCCTGTTTTTTTGGATTGTGAATGGATACAGATCCAAATGTTGTATCCCTGCAGGGCTCTAATTATAATCTCTTACTTGGCATAGTTTgtgaaaaaagtggaaaaaaccTGAGTTAGGTTtgatttattccagaataaagaTGCTCACAAATATTTTCATTCACCTTCCCTTTATTTTACGCTTGATTGGCAGCAAATAATGTGGATTCTGGAATTCATATACATCATTTGCAAATTATTTTTAAGACTGTAGGGGCTCACAGCCTTAATTTTATTTATACTGCAGTCCCATTATTCAGCTCTGTAGCGTTAAGAAGCCTTAAAGTGAATGCAAACATATCTATGTCCACTTCGAGGTCCTTTTACATTGCCAAATTGAAAGTAAAAAACTAAAATAAGTCCTTAGATTCCTGGGTGAATAATTCTGCTTCTGTTGTGTTTTACCTTAGTTTTTTTTAGTGGAGTTTCCACTTAATAATCTCCAATTTTTATTAAAGTTCCTCTTAATCATGTGGGGAAATATTGACGTTACCACTGCAGATACAATTTTCACACCCTCCTGTCCCTGTGTCTGGAAATGCTTTCCTCAGTGCAATCTTGTTTCTCACATAGCCATGCTTTTTCTGACAGTTTTACGCATGTGTAGTATCTTATAACACCCTTTACTGTTCATTGTGCGCCATTTTCCACAATTCCCTGTTGTATAAAAATACACAGTAGTTGATCCACCTAATATTAGTTGTCTCCCATGGAAAAATAAAAGGCTTGTCTCCAAGAACCCATCTGAGGCCCTCAAACTTTCAGTGTGGAAAGTATTTAAGTTCTGTTTAAATATCCTTTAATGTGATTTGGCAGCTAGAAATAAGCCAATCCTATGCGACTTAAGTCCTTTGTGGAGTACAGTCAGAGATCCCTTTTACAGAGGCTATGTTTGGATagcagtatacaggcagtccccgacttacgcggatccgacttatgtcggatccgcacttacgaacgcggcttttctcaccccggagctcgcgggcggtgggaccgcccagagcgcagcggtcccgccaccgcgtcctccggggcgagaaaagctgctccgggtctccctggtgtgctgggggggactccacCACGATGGAGTTCTGGCACATTCTGTGATGTGGTAACTGCAGGTGTCAGGTGTACAGAGCGCACTGCACTGACATTTTGGCATGGTGCAATGACATTCTCATCTCCTGCTGCTTGGGGAAGAGACATGGCCAAGAAGACCACAGAAGAAATAAGAAGGTGATTTGATTGATAGCACAACACAGCAAAGTGCTGATTTCACCCAATCCATATCTGACTGGTGCCATGAGGGCAGGCTTCTACCAAACCCCCCGTCTTCTCCTATATGTGTCTGCCTCAGGGGGAAGCTAGAGATCACGAATtcagctcagccctgcctcactctcttcccctccctactTAGCCCTGGCAAAAGCTGGGTGCCAGCATCCAATCCTTTGCCCTTTACCTCTTGAATTTGGCTCTTGGAGGGCAATGGGGCCAGGACCCCAGCCCCTTTGAATCCCCCAACCTCCGgctcctggctgggcggggcaggggggcggagggagctAGCTTGTGCCATGAACCCAGCCCCCCTGGATCTTCTGCCCCCCTGGTTTtggggcctgtcccccccccatctcctcctccctccagcgcCTGGAACGGGCCCTTGGGGGGGCAGGATCCCAGCCCCCCTGGATCTTCTGccccccgggggggcggggcaggaccccagctgtcctggccccgcccacctctACCTCCGCGCACCCACGCTACTGCCCAGGCACTAGAGCACGAACGGCATGTGACGTAACACAACTTCCgttgcttccccctctcctcacccctgtCACGTGATACGTGAGCCGCGGGGCTCAGGAGCACGGGGGAGGCGCGTCTTCTCCGTCACGTgactccctcccccaccgggATTGAGGCTCCCGCGTCACGTGCGGGTGCCCGATTCCCCGCGCGGCCGCCTCGCTCGGGGCCGTTTCCGCTTCCGCCCCAACGTTCCGTCTCCGTCAGTCGAcgcagccaggccgccgcggcgGGGCGCGGAAGTttcgggccggggccggggccgggcggcGCTGAGGTGAGGCCGCGCGGGCGGCGGGGCGCGGGCAGGCCGCGGGGCTGGCGGCGGGGCGCGGGCGCGTGCTCCGGGGCTCGAGGGCTGAGTAGGCCTCGTGTGCGCGCGCGGAGGCCCGCGTGCCCCGGGGAAGGACCCGCACGGGCCCCCCCGTGCTCCTGTGGCCGTGATAGCGAGCCCCgcgcactgggggagggggagctccccGTCTCTGCGCCCCCCCATATTCCTGTGGAACTGACGGGCCCTCCTGCGCGGGGAAAGGGGGGAGCTCCCGGCCCCCCCCATTCCTGTGGCAGCCACGGGCCCCCATGGCCTGGGACGTgggcactcccagcctgctcccccatgtCCTGTGGCGAGGACAGCAGCCCCCTTTTAATGGGGACCAGGgaacggcccctccccccgctggccAGGGGGTTCTCCGCTCTGCCTGTCCGGCTACGTTGGTAAACGATCTtctgggcagtgcagggaaccTTCCTCATGTGGCTTTCCTCGCCCTCTTCTTTGTCATCATGTGGGAAGGTTGCATCCTTCCCAACCATCTTCCCCTTCGCCCCAAGGCGGGAGAGCTCCACACACTCTAGTGCCCTGTATGTGTGGCACTGTGCTGTGTGCTCTGGCTTGGAGCATCGCTGGTAATCCAGTCTCATCACTGTGTTCCTTTCCCCGCCTCTGTGCTCCTGTTGGTGACTGATAGCAAGTGAATTAGCCCTATGTTTTAAGTTAAAACATCTCAATGAATGGTTCAGGGAATCTCCAAAGTCTTTGAGCAGACTCAGTTTTTGTGCATCTACCTCAAAATAAACAATCTCCAGCTCTTCTAGAATGCCAGTATTATTTTAGCTCAGATCAGGGAGCATTCAGATGTGCACGCTTTATTTCTGTTGTGCGTACCCATTCTTTAGAGGGCAGGCAACTGGGAGTTAAGGCTCCTGGTTTCTGATCTCAGCTTTGCTGCCCATGCTGTTAGACTGACTCACACAAGTGAAGTTGACTTGTCTCAAgattcctcatttaaaaaattagATACTGCTGACTTGTTTCACGCAAGTATGgtgattaaagaaaaaaaaaacagtgcggTGCTTTGGAGAGAAAGTGCTATATAAAGAGTTGTTTTTCTCCAGCATCTAGCCTAGAAATAAGACCTGGAGTggctcttttttcaaaataaattcgactTGGATGGCAGTCCCATCAATCTGTCAGTGATGGTTTCCTCAAGAGGGATTGTTGCCATTTATAATGTCGCTTCTCTATGCATCATAGGCAAATACACACTATTAAAAGAGGTTGTATTAGGTTTGATTATCTTCTGGATACTTCATGTAACACCAGTGCCTTTTTAGGGAGGATAATAGTATGGTGAGTACACAAGACGGAAGGGTTACCAACAAAAACTGAGCAGCAGGTGTAAACCATaagttcttcacacaatgctCAGTCAATCATGCATCATAATCAGGACTCGTGCCTCCCATTTTCCATCTAACCATTAGATTGTGCTGCTTCCCTTGCTGACCTGACAAAGGTACACACACAATGGTGGAGTGGCATGTCTcacatttattttcattctgGGTACATTTTTTTATCCACCAACAGAAAAAGGTGTCTGTGTGGGTTTTAACCTTTGCCAGTGTGCAAATGAGTTTTATAACTAAGGTAAGAATTGTCCGCCCAAAATGTTACATGTGTACTAGGTTGCTTCTCAGAAAGAAGTAGTTGGGGTGGTTGTGCGGAGGGGCGAGGGGCACGCTTGTCTTATGTGCACAATTTTCAGTTGCAGAACTTGGTATAATTTTCCACTCATGTATGAGAGCGCTTAACTTATTTCTAGGGCTGtaattttttacagtgcaaatatttatattaaactGAGACAGTATTTTTCAATTATCCCTAAAGCATATTCTGTAATGCAGTCACTTTATCCAGAAAGTGGAACTTACAAATGTTAGAATtatgtactccccccccccaaaaaaaaactgtattcaaaaataaaacagtgtgaaactttagagcctaaaagtccactcagtcctacttcttgttcagccaatcacttaGACAAATAAATTTgtttacaatttgcaggagataatgctgcccacttcttgtttataatgttacctgaaagtgagaacagccCTGTGATGGGTCTTTCCCTGTCCATTTTATGAacattggcttatgaatataaatgtgCATAACTTGGGGATGCTTTGAACAAAATGCTTCATGTAGCTTATCAGTTTTAATTTTGCCATCTTCTGGATCTGTATGTTGTATTTTGGTGAATGCATCATTCTTGTATGAGACCatcgtagggtagtggtggttgaaGACTTGCTTCTGAGCGGGATGAAGTTGACCATCTGTCACTCTGACATctcatctcaggaggtatgctgcctgccaggggcccatatctgagacattacagaggcattgtcgagAATTattggccctctgactactaccccatgctgctcatccatgtgggcactaatgttACTgtaaggtgtgacactgagcagatcaagagtgactacaagGTTTTGGGAGTATGGATGAAGGTATTTGGAGCACAGGTGatattctcttcagtccttcctgtcaaaggtaggggcccaggaagagagaggtgcatcctggaggtgaatgcctggctgcaaagatggtgttgccaggagggctttggcttccttgaccatgggatgctgttccagaaaggactgctaagcagagatggggttcacctgttgaggaaggggaagaccataattggatgcagactggctaacctagtgaggagggttttaaactaggtttgacgggggcaggtgaccaaaacCCACAGGTAAGtaaagaacatggagacctgggagatgggtcggaaatgggagggaaagTGGGCtatataatagcagagaaaaaggagggacacggcagaactgggaggcaagatcaaatcagtatcttagatgcctatatacaaatgtaagaactatgggtaataagcaagaagaacttgaagtgctagtaaataaacacaactgtgaCATTGTTGaagtatcacagagacttggtaggataatacacacgattggaatattggtattattcaggaaggacaggtaggagaaaaaaggaggaggtgttgccttatatattaaaaatgtatacacttggactgaggtggaaatGGACATatgagacagacttgttgagagtttctgtgttaggttaaaaggggtaaaaacaagAATgagtcatgctaggggtctactacagaccaccaacCCAGGTAGAAGacatggatgaggctttttttagaCAATAAAATCATCCAATTTGTTTGTATTTGGTGGTgacgggggacttcaactatccagatatctgTTGGGAAACGAACACAGCAGCGCACAGACTAgtcaataagttcttggacttcaTCGAacaccattttttatttcagaagattgaaaaagctactggggtaaagctgttctagatttgattttaacaaatagggaagaattgtttgagaatttgaaagtggaaggcagcttaggtgaaagtgattatgaaatcagtttatgattctaaggaatggtagaaggggtaacaacaaaatagagacaatagattttaggaaggcagatttttgtaagctcagagagctgataggtaaggtcccatgggaagcaagactaaggggaaaaaccactgaagagagttggcagtttttcaaagggacattactatgggcccaaaagcaagctattcctctGCGTAGAAAGGATAGAAAGtgtggcaaaagaccacctttgcttaaccaggagatcttgcgtgatctcaaaatcaaaaaggagttacataaaaagtggaaactactAATTTTCCacaaaggaggaatataagcaaacaatacaggtatgcaggggcaagattagaaaggcaagggcacaaaacgagctcaaactagctacagacataaagggaaacaagaagactttctataaatatattagaagcaagcagaagactgaggacaatgtaggcccattgctcagtgaggagtgagaaacagtaacaggaaacttggaaatggcagaggtgcttaaatGACTTCTTTGTCAAAacaaatgacttctttgttttggtcttcaccaagaagtttgatgatgaaggaatgtctAACACAGTGAATagtagtgggaatggggtagctttagaagataaaataaaaaaaaaagttaaaaatcacttagaaaagtttctgcaagatgaaatgcatcctagaatactccaggagctgatagaagaggtatctgagctatcatctttgaaaaatcatggagaatgggagagattccagaagactggaaaagggcaaatatagttcccatctataaaaagggaactaagaataacccaggaaactacacacCAGtctgtttaacttctgtgccagagaagataatggagcaagtaattaaggaattccctgcaaacacctggaagataataaggtgataagtaacagccagcatggatttgtaaagaacaaatcatgtcagaccaatctgatagctttctttgatgggttaatgagtcttgtggataagggtgaAGCGGTGGACAcagtatacctagattttagcaaggcatttgatactgtcttgcatgaTCTTTATTGTatcgataaactaggcaaatacaatttagatggggctactataagatgggtgcataactggctggaaaaccattctcagagtagttattaacagttcctgctggaagggcataagaagtggggttccacatggctctgttttgggaccggttctgatcaatatcttcatcaacgatttagatattggaatagagagtacgcttattaagttgcaatctgggaggggttgcagctgctttggaggataggattataattcagaatgatctggacaaattggagaaatggtctgaggtaaataggatgaagtttaataagaacaaatacaaagtactccacttaggaaggaaaaaatctGTTTCCCGTACAGAATGGGAAttgactgtctaggaagtagtattgcagaaagggatctagggatcatagtggaccataagctaaatatgagtcaaaagtgtgacactcTTGCAAAAatagcaaacgtgattctgggattcattaacaggaatgttgtgagcaagacatgagaagtcatttttctgctctactctgcactgatttagtctcagttggagtattatgtccagttctaggcagcacatttcaagaaagatttggagaaggtccagaggagagcaacaaaaataaataaaggtctagagaacatcagctgtgaaggaagactgaaacaattaggcttgtttagtttggaagggagaagactgaggggggacatgatagtgctTTTctgatatctaaaagggtgtcacaaggaggagggaaaaaaattgttgtccaagcctcagaggtcaaggacaagaagcaatgggcttaaactgcagcaagggaggcttaggttggacattaggaaaaacttcttaactgtcagggtggttaagcactggaataagttgcctagagaggtagtggaatctccatctctggagatatttaagagcaagttagataaacatctatctgggatggtctagatggtattgggtcgtgctgtgagggcagggaactggactcctccagttctagtgttctataataaGTAGGAAAGGTTCTAGGAAAACATGTGACTATATCACCTAGTACTAGGATTACATTTTGATCCTGGTATTTTTCTATGGAAGAGGTGGATGTAAAACAAAAGATTTCCACCTTGGGGGcgagtctatttaagcaatgagaAGCTaccagccctttgtctttggctggcctggCACACAAGGATACAAAGAAGTCTGGAGTCCCAAGTCAAAGAGTTTGTCTCTAACTTGAAGATTGCA includes:
- the MRPS21 gene encoding small ribosomal subunit protein bS21m, producing the protein MTHHLKFIARTVMVQNGNVDAAYRTLNRILTMDGIIEDARRRRYYEKPCRKRQRETYETCRRIYNAEMARKIGFLMRKNRPDPWLGS